From the Homo sapiens chromosome 1, GRCh38.p14 Primary Assembly genome, one window contains:
- the MFSD2A gene encoding sodium-dependent lysophosphatidylcholine symporter 1 isoform X1: MAKGEGAESGSAAGLLPTSILQSTERPAQKEPKKKKQQLSVCNKLCYALGGAPYQVTGCALGFFLQIYLLDVAQVGPFSASIILFVGRAWDAITDPLVGLCISKSPWTCLGRLMPWIIFSTPLAVIAYFLIWFVPDFPHGQTYWYLLFYCLFETMVTCFHVPYSALTMFISTEQTERDSATAYRMTVEVLGTVLGTAIQGQIVGQADTPCFQDLNSSTVASQSANHTHGTTSHRETQKAYLLAAGVIVCIYIICAVILILGVREQREPYEAQQSEPIAYFRGLRLVMSHGPYIKLITGFLFTSLAFMLVEGNFVLFCTYTLGFRNEFQNLLLAIMSAVPFLILVALMESNLIITYAVAVAAGISVAAAFLLPWSMLPDVIDDFHLKQPHFHGTEPIFFSFYVFFTKFASGVSLGISTLSLDFAGYQTRGCSQPERVKFTLNMLVTMAPIVLILLGLLLFKMYPIDEERRRQNKKALQALRDEASSSGCSETDSTELASIL, encoded by the exons ATGGCCAAAGGAGAAGGCGCCGAGAGCGGCTCCGCGGCGGGGCTGCTACCCACCAGCATCCTCCAAAGCACTGAACGCCCGGCCCAG aAAGAAccgaaaaagaagaaacaacagtTGTCTGTTTGCAACAAGCTTTGCTATGCACTTGGGGGAGCCCCCTACCAGGTGACGGGCTGTGCCCTGGGTTTCTTCCTTCAGATCTACCTATTGGATGTGGCTCAG GTGGGCcctttctctgcctccatcatccTGTTTGTGGGCCGAGCCTGGGATGCCATCACAGACCCCCTGGTGGGCCTCTGCATCAGCAAATCCCCCTGGACCTGCCTGGGTCGCCTTATGCCCTG gaTCATCTTCTCCACGCCCCTGGCCGTCATTGCCTACTTCCTCATCTGGTTCGTGCCCGACTTCCCACACGGCCAGACCTATTGGTACCTGCTTTTCTATTGCCTCTTTGAAACAATGGTCACG TGTTTCCATGTTCCCTACTCGGCTCTCACCATGTTCATCAGCACCGAGCAGACTGAGCGGGATTCTGCCACCGCCTATC GGATGACTGTGGaagtgctgggcacagtgctgGGCACGGCGATCCAGGGACAAATCGTGGGCCAAGCAGACACGCCTTGTTTCCAGGACCTCAATAGCTCTACAGTAGCTTCACAAAGTGCCAACCATACACATGGCACCACCTCACACAGGGAAACG CAAAAGGCATACCTGCTGGCAGCGGGGGTCATTGTCTGTATCTATATAATCTGTGCTGTCATCCTGATCCTGGGCGTGCGGGAGCAGAGAG AACCCTATGAAGCCCAGCAGTCTGAGCCAATCGCCTACTTCCGGGGCCTACGGCTGGTCATGAGCCACGGCCCATACATCAAACTTATTACTGGCTTCCTCTTCACCTCCTTGGCTTTCATG CTGGTGGAGGGGAACTTTGTCTTGTTTTGCACCTACACCTTGGGCTTCCGCAATGAATTCCAGAATCTActcctggccatcatg TCAGCAGTGCCATTTCTCATCTTGGTGGCCCTCATGGAGAGTAACCTCATCATTACATATGCGGTAGCTGTGGCAGCTGGCATCAGTGTGGCAGCTGCCTTCTTACTACCCTG GTCCATGCTGCCTGATGTCATTGACGACTTCCATCTGAAGCAGCCCCACTTCCATGGAACCGAGCCCATCTTCTTCTCCTTCTATGTCTTCTTCACCAAGTTTGCCTCTGGAGTGTCACTGGGCATTTCTACCCTCAGTCTGGA CTTTGCAGGGTACCAGACCCGTGGCTGCTCGCAGCCGGAACGTGTCAAGTTTACACTGAACATGCTCGTGACCATGGCTCCCATAGTTCTCATCCTGCTGGGCCTGCTGCTCTTCAAAATGTACCCCATTGATGAGGAGAGGCGGCGGCAGAATAAGAAGGCCCTGCAGGCACTGAG GGACGAGGCCAGCAGCTCTGGCTGCTCAGAAACAGACTCCACAGAGCTGGCTAGCATCCTCTAG
- the MFSD2A gene encoding sodium-dependent lysophosphatidylcholine symporter 1 isoform 7 (isoform 7 is encoded by transcript variant 7) → MAKGEGAESGSAAGLLPTSILQSTERPAQVKKEPKKKKQQLSVCNKLCYALGGAPYQVTGCALGFFLQIYLLDVAQVGPFSASIILFVGRAWDAITDPLVGLCISKSPWTCLGRLMPWIIFSTPLAVIAYFLIWFVPDFPHGQTYWYLLFYCLFETMVTCFHVPYSALTMFISTEQTERDSATAYRMTVEVLGTVLGTAIQGQIVGQADTPCFQDLNSSTVASQSANHTHGTTSHRETQKAYLLAAGVIVCIYIICAVILILGVREQREPYEAQQSEPIAYFRGLRLVMSHGPYIKLITGFLFTSLAFMLVEGNFVLFCTYTLGFRNEFQNLLLAIMSAVPFLILVALMESNLIITYAVAVAAGISVAAAFLLPWSMLPDVIDDFHLKQPHFHGTEPIFFSFYVFFTKFASGVSLGISTLSLDFAGYQTRGCSQPERVKFTLNMLVTMAPIVLILLGLLLFKMYPIDEERRRQNKKALQALRDEASSSGCSETDSTELASIL, encoded by the exons ATGGCCAAAGGAGAAGGCGCCGAGAGCGGCTCCGCGGCGGGGCTGCTACCCACCAGCATCCTCCAAAGCACTGAACGCCCGGCCCAGGTGAAG aAAGAAccgaaaaagaagaaacaacagtTGTCTGTTTGCAACAAGCTTTGCTATGCACTTGGGGGAGCCCCCTACCAGGTGACGGGCTGTGCCCTGGGTTTCTTCCTTCAGATCTACCTATTGGATGTGGCTCAG GTGGGCcctttctctgcctccatcatccTGTTTGTGGGCCGAGCCTGGGATGCCATCACAGACCCCCTGGTGGGCCTCTGCATCAGCAAATCCCCCTGGACCTGCCTGGGTCGCCTTATGCCCTG gaTCATCTTCTCCACGCCCCTGGCCGTCATTGCCTACTTCCTCATCTGGTTCGTGCCCGACTTCCCACACGGCCAGACCTATTGGTACCTGCTTTTCTATTGCCTCTTTGAAACAATGGTCACG TGTTTCCATGTTCCCTACTCGGCTCTCACCATGTTCATCAGCACCGAGCAGACTGAGCGGGATTCTGCCACCGCCTATC GGATGACTGTGGaagtgctgggcacagtgctgGGCACGGCGATCCAGGGACAAATCGTGGGCCAAGCAGACACGCCTTGTTTCCAGGACCTCAATAGCTCTACAGTAGCTTCACAAAGTGCCAACCATACACATGGCACCACCTCACACAGGGAAACG CAAAAGGCATACCTGCTGGCAGCGGGGGTCATTGTCTGTATCTATATAATCTGTGCTGTCATCCTGATCCTGGGCGTGCGGGAGCAGAGAG AACCCTATGAAGCCCAGCAGTCTGAGCCAATCGCCTACTTCCGGGGCCTACGGCTGGTCATGAGCCACGGCCCATACATCAAACTTATTACTGGCTTCCTCTTCACCTCCTTGGCTTTCATG CTGGTGGAGGGGAACTTTGTCTTGTTTTGCACCTACACCTTGGGCTTCCGCAATGAATTCCAGAATCTActcctggccatcatg TCAGCAGTGCCATTTCTCATCTTGGTGGCCCTCATGGAGAGTAACCTCATCATTACATATGCGGTAGCTGTGGCAGCTGGCATCAGTGTGGCAGCTGCCTTCTTACTACCCTG GTCCATGCTGCCTGATGTCATTGACGACTTCCATCTGAAGCAGCCCCACTTCCATGGAACCGAGCCCATCTTCTTCTCCTTCTATGTCTTCTTCACCAAGTTTGCCTCTGGAGTGTCACTGGGCATTTCTACCCTCAGTCTGGA CTTTGCAGGGTACCAGACCCGTGGCTGCTCGCAGCCGGAACGTGTCAAGTTTACACTGAACATGCTCGTGACCATGGCTCCCATAGTTCTCATCCTGCTGGGCCTGCTGCTCTTCAAAATGTACCCCATTGATGAGGAGAGGCGGCGGCAGAATAAGAAGGCCCTGCAGGCACTGAG GGACGAGGCCAGCAGCTCTGGCTGCTCAGAAACAGACTCCACAGAGCTGGCTAGCATCCTCTAG
- the MFSD2A gene encoding sodium-dependent lysophosphatidylcholine symporter 1 isoform 2 (isoform 2 is encoded by transcript variant 2), with protein sequence MAKGEGAESGSAAGLLPTSILQSTERPAQVKKEPKKKKQQLSVCNKLCYALGGAPYQVTGCALGFFLQIYLLDVAQVGPFSASIILFVGRAWDAITDPLVGLCISKSPWTCLGRLMPWIIFSTPLAVIAYFLIWFVPDFPHGQTYWYLLFYCLFETMVTCFHVPYSALTMFISTEQTERDSATAYRMTVEVLGTVLGTAIQGQIVGQADTPCFQDLNSSTVASQSANHTHGTTSHRETQKAYLLAAGVIVCIYIICAVILILGVREQREPYEAQQSEPIAYFRGLRLVMSHGPYIKLITGFLFTSLAFMLVEGNFVLFCTYTLGFRNEFQNLLLAIMLSATLTIPIWQWFLTRFGKKTAVYVGISSAVPFLILVALMESNLIITYAVAVAAGISVAAAFLLPWSMLPDVIDDFHLKQPHFHGTEPIFFSFYVFFTKFASGVSLGISTLSLDFAGYQTRGCSQPERVKFTLNMLVTMAPIVLILLGLLLFKMYPIDEERRRQNKKALQALRDEASSSGCSETDSTELASIL encoded by the exons ATGGCCAAAGGAGAAGGCGCCGAGAGCGGCTCCGCGGCGGGGCTGCTACCCACCAGCATCCTCCAAAGCACTGAACGCCCGGCCCAGGTGAAG aAAGAAccgaaaaagaagaaacaacagtTGTCTGTTTGCAACAAGCTTTGCTATGCACTTGGGGGAGCCCCCTACCAGGTGACGGGCTGTGCCCTGGGTTTCTTCCTTCAGATCTACCTATTGGATGTGGCTCAG GTGGGCcctttctctgcctccatcatccTGTTTGTGGGCCGAGCCTGGGATGCCATCACAGACCCCCTGGTGGGCCTCTGCATCAGCAAATCCCCCTGGACCTGCCTGGGTCGCCTTATGCCCTG gaTCATCTTCTCCACGCCCCTGGCCGTCATTGCCTACTTCCTCATCTGGTTCGTGCCCGACTTCCCACACGGCCAGACCTATTGGTACCTGCTTTTCTATTGCCTCTTTGAAACAATGGTCACG TGTTTCCATGTTCCCTACTCGGCTCTCACCATGTTCATCAGCACCGAGCAGACTGAGCGGGATTCTGCCACCGCCTATC GGATGACTGTGGaagtgctgggcacagtgctgGGCACGGCGATCCAGGGACAAATCGTGGGCCAAGCAGACACGCCTTGTTTCCAGGACCTCAATAGCTCTACAGTAGCTTCACAAAGTGCCAACCATACACATGGCACCACCTCACACAGGGAAACG CAAAAGGCATACCTGCTGGCAGCGGGGGTCATTGTCTGTATCTATATAATCTGTGCTGTCATCCTGATCCTGGGCGTGCGGGAGCAGAGAG AACCCTATGAAGCCCAGCAGTCTGAGCCAATCGCCTACTTCCGGGGCCTACGGCTGGTCATGAGCCACGGCCCATACATCAAACTTATTACTGGCTTCCTCTTCACCTCCTTGGCTTTCATG CTGGTGGAGGGGAACTTTGTCTTGTTTTGCACCTACACCTTGGGCTTCCGCAATGAATTCCAGAATCTActcctggccatcatg CTCTCGGCCACTTTAACCATTCCCATCTGGCAGTGGTTCTTGACCCGGTTTGGCAAGAAGACAGCTGTATATGTTGGGATCTCA TCAGCAGTGCCATTTCTCATCTTGGTGGCCCTCATGGAGAGTAACCTCATCATTACATATGCGGTAGCTGTGGCAGCTGGCATCAGTGTGGCAGCTGCCTTCTTACTACCCTG GTCCATGCTGCCTGATGTCATTGACGACTTCCATCTGAAGCAGCCCCACTTCCATGGAACCGAGCCCATCTTCTTCTCCTTCTATGTCTTCTTCACCAAGTTTGCCTCTGGAGTGTCACTGGGCATTTCTACCCTCAGTCTGGA CTTTGCAGGGTACCAGACCCGTGGCTGCTCGCAGCCGGAACGTGTCAAGTTTACACTGAACATGCTCGTGACCATGGCTCCCATAGTTCTCATCCTGCTGGGCCTGCTGCTCTTCAAAATGTACCCCATTGATGAGGAGAGGCGGCGGCAGAATAAGAAGGCCCTGCAGGCACTGAG GGACGAGGCCAGCAGCTCTGGCTGCTCAGAAACAGACTCCACAGAGCTGGCTAGCATCCTCTAG
- the MFSD2A gene encoding sodium-dependent lysophosphatidylcholine symporter 1 isoform 4 (isoform 4 is encoded by transcript variant 4), protein MAKGEGAESGSAAGLLPTSILQSTERPAQVKIYLLDVAQVGPFSASIILFVGRAWDAITDPLVGLCISKSPWTCLGRLMPWIIFSTPLAVIAYFLIWFVPDFPHGQTYWYLLFYCLFETMVTCFHVPYSALTMFISTEQTERDSATAYRMTVEVLGTVLGTAIQGQIVGQADTPCFQDLNSSTVASQSANHTHGTTSHRETAYLLAAGVIVCIYIICAVILILGVREQREPYEAQQSEPIAYFRGLRLVMSHGPYIKLITGFLFTSLAFMLVEGNFVLFCTYTLGFRNEFQNLLLAIMLSATLTIPIWQWFLTRFGKKTAVYVGISSAVPFLILVALMESNLIITYAVAVAAGISVAAAFLLPWSMLPDVIDDFHLKQPHFHGTEPIFFSFYVFFTKFASGVSLGISTLSLDFAGYQTRGCSQPERVKFTLNMLVTMAPIVLILLGLLLFKMYPIDEERRRQNKKALQALRDEASSSGCSETDSTELASIL, encoded by the exons ATGGCCAAAGGAGAAGGCGCCGAGAGCGGCTCCGCGGCGGGGCTGCTACCCACCAGCATCCTCCAAAGCACTGAACGCCCGGCCCAGGTGAAG ATCTACCTATTGGATGTGGCTCAG GTGGGCcctttctctgcctccatcatccTGTTTGTGGGCCGAGCCTGGGATGCCATCACAGACCCCCTGGTGGGCCTCTGCATCAGCAAATCCCCCTGGACCTGCCTGGGTCGCCTTATGCCCTG gaTCATCTTCTCCACGCCCCTGGCCGTCATTGCCTACTTCCTCATCTGGTTCGTGCCCGACTTCCCACACGGCCAGACCTATTGGTACCTGCTTTTCTATTGCCTCTTTGAAACAATGGTCACG TGTTTCCATGTTCCCTACTCGGCTCTCACCATGTTCATCAGCACCGAGCAGACTGAGCGGGATTCTGCCACCGCCTATC GGATGACTGTGGaagtgctgggcacagtgctgGGCACGGCGATCCAGGGACAAATCGTGGGCCAAGCAGACACGCCTTGTTTCCAGGACCTCAATAGCTCTACAGTAGCTTCACAAAGTGCCAACCATACACATGGCACCACCTCACACAGGGAAACG GCATACCTGCTGGCAGCGGGGGTCATTGTCTGTATCTATATAATCTGTGCTGTCATCCTGATCCTGGGCGTGCGGGAGCAGAGAG AACCCTATGAAGCCCAGCAGTCTGAGCCAATCGCCTACTTCCGGGGCCTACGGCTGGTCATGAGCCACGGCCCATACATCAAACTTATTACTGGCTTCCTCTTCACCTCCTTGGCTTTCATG CTGGTGGAGGGGAACTTTGTCTTGTTTTGCACCTACACCTTGGGCTTCCGCAATGAATTCCAGAATCTActcctggccatcatg CTCTCGGCCACTTTAACCATTCCCATCTGGCAGTGGTTCTTGACCCGGTTTGGCAAGAAGACAGCTGTATATGTTGGGATCTCA TCAGCAGTGCCATTTCTCATCTTGGTGGCCCTCATGGAGAGTAACCTCATCATTACATATGCGGTAGCTGTGGCAGCTGGCATCAGTGTGGCAGCTGCCTTCTTACTACCCTG GTCCATGCTGCCTGATGTCATTGACGACTTCCATCTGAAGCAGCCCCACTTCCATGGAACCGAGCCCATCTTCTTCTCCTTCTATGTCTTCTTCACCAAGTTTGCCTCTGGAGTGTCACTGGGCATTTCTACCCTCAGTCTGGA CTTTGCAGGGTACCAGACCCGTGGCTGCTCGCAGCCGGAACGTGTCAAGTTTACACTGAACATGCTCGTGACCATGGCTCCCATAGTTCTCATCCTGCTGGGCCTGCTGCTCTTCAAAATGTACCCCATTGATGAGGAGAGGCGGCGGCAGAATAAGAAGGCCCTGCAGGCACTGAG GGACGAGGCCAGCAGCTCTGGCTGCTCAGAAACAGACTCCACAGAGCTGGCTAGCATCCTCTAG
- the MFSD2A gene encoding sodium-dependent lysophosphatidylcholine symporter 1 isoform 6 (isoform 6 is encoded by transcript variant 6): MAKGEGAESGSAAGLLPTSILQSTERPAQKEPKKKKQQLSVCNKLCYALGGAPYQVTGCALGFFLQIYLLDVAQVGPFSASIILFVGRAWDAITDPLVGLCISKSPWTCLGRLMPWIIFSTPLAVIAYFLIWFVPDFPHGQTYWYLLFYCLFETMVTCFHVPYSALTMFISTEQTERDSATAYRMTVEVLGTVLGTAIQGQIVGQADTPCFQDLNSSTVASQSANHTHGTTSHRETQKAYLLAAGVIVCIYIICAVILILGVREQREPYEAQQSEPIAYFRGLRLVMSHGPYIKLITGFLFTSLAFMLVEGNFVLFCTYTLGFRNEFQNLLLAIMLSATLTIPIWQWFLTRFGKKTAVYVGISSAVPFLILVALMESNLIITYAVAVAAGISVAAAFLLPWSMLPDVIDDFHLKQPHFHGTEPIFFSFYVFFTKFASGVSLGISTLSLDFAGYQTRGCSQPERVKFTLNMLVTMAPIVLILLGLLLFKMYPIDEERRRQNKKALQALRDEASSSGCSETDSTELASIL, translated from the exons ATGGCCAAAGGAGAAGGCGCCGAGAGCGGCTCCGCGGCGGGGCTGCTACCCACCAGCATCCTCCAAAGCACTGAACGCCCGGCCCAG aAAGAAccgaaaaagaagaaacaacagtTGTCTGTTTGCAACAAGCTTTGCTATGCACTTGGGGGAGCCCCCTACCAGGTGACGGGCTGTGCCCTGGGTTTCTTCCTTCAGATCTACCTATTGGATGTGGCTCAG GTGGGCcctttctctgcctccatcatccTGTTTGTGGGCCGAGCCTGGGATGCCATCACAGACCCCCTGGTGGGCCTCTGCATCAGCAAATCCCCCTGGACCTGCCTGGGTCGCCTTATGCCCTG gaTCATCTTCTCCACGCCCCTGGCCGTCATTGCCTACTTCCTCATCTGGTTCGTGCCCGACTTCCCACACGGCCAGACCTATTGGTACCTGCTTTTCTATTGCCTCTTTGAAACAATGGTCACG TGTTTCCATGTTCCCTACTCGGCTCTCACCATGTTCATCAGCACCGAGCAGACTGAGCGGGATTCTGCCACCGCCTATC GGATGACTGTGGaagtgctgggcacagtgctgGGCACGGCGATCCAGGGACAAATCGTGGGCCAAGCAGACACGCCTTGTTTCCAGGACCTCAATAGCTCTACAGTAGCTTCACAAAGTGCCAACCATACACATGGCACCACCTCACACAGGGAAACG CAAAAGGCATACCTGCTGGCAGCGGGGGTCATTGTCTGTATCTATATAATCTGTGCTGTCATCCTGATCCTGGGCGTGCGGGAGCAGAGAG AACCCTATGAAGCCCAGCAGTCTGAGCCAATCGCCTACTTCCGGGGCCTACGGCTGGTCATGAGCCACGGCCCATACATCAAACTTATTACTGGCTTCCTCTTCACCTCCTTGGCTTTCATG CTGGTGGAGGGGAACTTTGTCTTGTTTTGCACCTACACCTTGGGCTTCCGCAATGAATTCCAGAATCTActcctggccatcatg CTCTCGGCCACTTTAACCATTCCCATCTGGCAGTGGTTCTTGACCCGGTTTGGCAAGAAGACAGCTGTATATGTTGGGATCTCA TCAGCAGTGCCATTTCTCATCTTGGTGGCCCTCATGGAGAGTAACCTCATCATTACATATGCGGTAGCTGTGGCAGCTGGCATCAGTGTGGCAGCTGCCTTCTTACTACCCTG GTCCATGCTGCCTGATGTCATTGACGACTTCCATCTGAAGCAGCCCCACTTCCATGGAACCGAGCCCATCTTCTTCTCCTTCTATGTCTTCTTCACCAAGTTTGCCTCTGGAGTGTCACTGGGCATTTCTACCCTCAGTCTGGA CTTTGCAGGGTACCAGACCCGTGGCTGCTCGCAGCCGGAACGTGTCAAGTTTACACTGAACATGCTCGTGACCATGGCTCCCATAGTTCTCATCCTGCTGGGCCTGCTGCTCTTCAAAATGTACCCCATTGATGAGGAGAGGCGGCGGCAGAATAAGAAGGCCCTGCAGGCACTGAG GGACGAGGCCAGCAGCTCTGGCTGCTCAGAAACAGACTCCACAGAGCTGGCTAGCATCCTCTAG
- the MFSD2A gene encoding sodium-dependent lysophosphatidylcholine symporter 1 isoform 8 (isoform 8 is encoded by transcript variant 8), with protein MPWIIFSTPLAVIAYFLIWFVPDFPHGQTYWYLLFYCLFETMVTCFHVPYSALTMFISTEQTERDSATAYRMTVEVLGTVLGTAIQGQIVGQADTPCFQDLNSSTVASQSANHTHGTTSHRETQKAYLLAAGVIVCIYIICAVILILGVREQREPYEAQQSEPIAYFRGLRLVMSHGPYIKLITGFLFTSLAFMLVEGNFVLFCTYTLGFRNEFQNLLLAIMLSATLTIPIWQWFLTRFGKKTAVYVGISSAVPFLILVALMESNLIITYAVAVAAGISVAAAFLLPWSMLPDVIDDFHLKQPHFHGTEPIFFSFYVFFTKFASGVSLGISTLSLDFAGYQTRGCSQPERVKFTLNMLVTMAPIVLILLGLLLFKMYPIDEERRRQNKKALQALRDEASSSGCSETDSTELASIL; from the exons ATGCCCTG gaTCATCTTCTCCACGCCCCTGGCCGTCATTGCCTACTTCCTCATCTGGTTCGTGCCCGACTTCCCACACGGCCAGACCTATTGGTACCTGCTTTTCTATTGCCTCTTTGAAACAATGGTCACG TGTTTCCATGTTCCCTACTCGGCTCTCACCATGTTCATCAGCACCGAGCAGACTGAGCGGGATTCTGCCACCGCCTATC GGATGACTGTGGaagtgctgggcacagtgctgGGCACGGCGATCCAGGGACAAATCGTGGGCCAAGCAGACACGCCTTGTTTCCAGGACCTCAATAGCTCTACAGTAGCTTCACAAAGTGCCAACCATACACATGGCACCACCTCACACAGGGAAACG CAAAAGGCATACCTGCTGGCAGCGGGGGTCATTGTCTGTATCTATATAATCTGTGCTGTCATCCTGATCCTGGGCGTGCGGGAGCAGAGAG AACCCTATGAAGCCCAGCAGTCTGAGCCAATCGCCTACTTCCGGGGCCTACGGCTGGTCATGAGCCACGGCCCATACATCAAACTTATTACTGGCTTCCTCTTCACCTCCTTGGCTTTCATG CTGGTGGAGGGGAACTTTGTCTTGTTTTGCACCTACACCTTGGGCTTCCGCAATGAATTCCAGAATCTActcctggccatcatg CTCTCGGCCACTTTAACCATTCCCATCTGGCAGTGGTTCTTGACCCGGTTTGGCAAGAAGACAGCTGTATATGTTGGGATCTCA TCAGCAGTGCCATTTCTCATCTTGGTGGCCCTCATGGAGAGTAACCTCATCATTACATATGCGGTAGCTGTGGCAGCTGGCATCAGTGTGGCAGCTGCCTTCTTACTACCCTG GTCCATGCTGCCTGATGTCATTGACGACTTCCATCTGAAGCAGCCCCACTTCCATGGAACCGAGCCCATCTTCTTCTCCTTCTATGTCTTCTTCACCAAGTTTGCCTCTGGAGTGTCACTGGGCATTTCTACCCTCAGTCTGGA CTTTGCAGGGTACCAGACCCGTGGCTGCTCGCAGCCGGAACGTGTCAAGTTTACACTGAACATGCTCGTGACCATGGCTCCCATAGTTCTCATCCTGCTGGGCCTGCTGCTCTTCAAAATGTACCCCATTGATGAGGAGAGGCGGCGGCAGAATAAGAAGGCCCTGCAGGCACTGAG GGACGAGGCCAGCAGCTCTGGCTGCTCAGAAACAGACTCCACAGAGCTGGCTAGCATCCTCTAG
- the MFSD2A gene encoding sodium-dependent lysophosphatidylcholine symporter 1 isoform 1 (isoform 1 is encoded by transcript variant 1) — protein sequence MAKGEGAESGSAAGLLPTSILQSTERPAQVKKEPKKKKQQLSVCNKLCYALGGAPYQVTGCALGFFLQIYLLDVAQKDEEVVFCFSSFQVGPFSASIILFVGRAWDAITDPLVGLCISKSPWTCLGRLMPWIIFSTPLAVIAYFLIWFVPDFPHGQTYWYLLFYCLFETMVTCFHVPYSALTMFISTEQTERDSATAYRMTVEVLGTVLGTAIQGQIVGQADTPCFQDLNSSTVASQSANHTHGTTSHRETQKAYLLAAGVIVCIYIICAVILILGVREQREPYEAQQSEPIAYFRGLRLVMSHGPYIKLITGFLFTSLAFMLVEGNFVLFCTYTLGFRNEFQNLLLAIMLSATLTIPIWQWFLTRFGKKTAVYVGISSAVPFLILVALMESNLIITYAVAVAAGISVAAAFLLPWSMLPDVIDDFHLKQPHFHGTEPIFFSFYVFFTKFASGVSLGISTLSLDFAGYQTRGCSQPERVKFTLNMLVTMAPIVLILLGLLLFKMYPIDEERRRQNKKALQALRDEASSSGCSETDSTELASIL from the exons ATGGCCAAAGGAGAAGGCGCCGAGAGCGGCTCCGCGGCGGGGCTGCTACCCACCAGCATCCTCCAAAGCACTGAACGCCCGGCCCAGGTGAAG aAAGAAccgaaaaagaagaaacaacagtTGTCTGTTTGCAACAAGCTTTGCTATGCACTTGGGGGAGCCCCCTACCAGGTGACGGGCTGTGCCCTGGGTTTCTTCCTTCAGATCTACCTATTGGATGTGGCTCAG AAGGATGAGGAAGTTGTCTTTTGCTTCTCCTCATTCCAGGTGGGCcctttctctgcctccatcatccTGTTTGTGGGCCGAGCCTGGGATGCCATCACAGACCCCCTGGTGGGCCTCTGCATCAGCAAATCCCCCTGGACCTGCCTGGGTCGCCTTATGCCCTG gaTCATCTTCTCCACGCCCCTGGCCGTCATTGCCTACTTCCTCATCTGGTTCGTGCCCGACTTCCCACACGGCCAGACCTATTGGTACCTGCTTTTCTATTGCCTCTTTGAAACAATGGTCACG TGTTTCCATGTTCCCTACTCGGCTCTCACCATGTTCATCAGCACCGAGCAGACTGAGCGGGATTCTGCCACCGCCTATC GGATGACTGTGGaagtgctgggcacagtgctgGGCACGGCGATCCAGGGACAAATCGTGGGCCAAGCAGACACGCCTTGTTTCCAGGACCTCAATAGCTCTACAGTAGCTTCACAAAGTGCCAACCATACACATGGCACCACCTCACACAGGGAAACG CAAAAGGCATACCTGCTGGCAGCGGGGGTCATTGTCTGTATCTATATAATCTGTGCTGTCATCCTGATCCTGGGCGTGCGGGAGCAGAGAG AACCCTATGAAGCCCAGCAGTCTGAGCCAATCGCCTACTTCCGGGGCCTACGGCTGGTCATGAGCCACGGCCCATACATCAAACTTATTACTGGCTTCCTCTTCACCTCCTTGGCTTTCATG CTGGTGGAGGGGAACTTTGTCTTGTTTTGCACCTACACCTTGGGCTTCCGCAATGAATTCCAGAATCTActcctggccatcatg CTCTCGGCCACTTTAACCATTCCCATCTGGCAGTGGTTCTTGACCCGGTTTGGCAAGAAGACAGCTGTATATGTTGGGATCTCA TCAGCAGTGCCATTTCTCATCTTGGTGGCCCTCATGGAGAGTAACCTCATCATTACATATGCGGTAGCTGTGGCAGCTGGCATCAGTGTGGCAGCTGCCTTCTTACTACCCTG GTCCATGCTGCCTGATGTCATTGACGACTTCCATCTGAAGCAGCCCCACTTCCATGGAACCGAGCCCATCTTCTTCTCCTTCTATGTCTTCTTCACCAAGTTTGCCTCTGGAGTGTCACTGGGCATTTCTACCCTCAGTCTGGA CTTTGCAGGGTACCAGACCCGTGGCTGCTCGCAGCCGGAACGTGTCAAGTTTACACTGAACATGCTCGTGACCATGGCTCCCATAGTTCTCATCCTGCTGGGCCTGCTGCTCTTCAAAATGTACCCCATTGATGAGGAGAGGCGGCGGCAGAATAAGAAGGCCCTGCAGGCACTGAG GGACGAGGCCAGCAGCTCTGGCTGCTCAGAAACAGACTCCACAGAGCTGGCTAGCATCCTCTAG